AATCACATCAAGCCCAATGTAATATTTAGCCTTTGGTACAAAACTGTTTAAAGATTTAAGGCTGAATTGCTTTATGTTAGTTGGGCCAGAATTTATTGAGCAAGCCCAATTAATCCCTATTACAAGACCAATGAAGGTTTGgtccgaaaaaaaaaaagaaagaaagctaTGTTGCATGCTTTCCTCGGATGCCACTCTTTTCTTtgatggatttcaaattcatTTAACTAGCTTTAATTGCCTTGGTAACATGAAAGAGAAAATGTAAGTGATTTGATGGCATTTTACTTTACACGTTACAAGGCATGGGGTGTTTTGGAAAGTTGAAACtacattttaatttctttcttcaattccattgaaaaattttcaattttctctctcttctctttctactTTTGGTCACTTCTATGTCAGGAAGAAGGTTAAAGAAGCAAGCCATCAGAGGTAGAAGCAGAGAAGCTGTAGACAAGCAAGAGGCCAATGTGATGATGGCTCTTCCAAAAAGAAGATCTACAGTATGGCGTGGCTGAGATCTTTACCACTTATGGTAAGATATTGTGAAGAAGACTCAGGATCACCATGCCTAAAAATGGTAGAAGATCCAATTCGGTCAGAGAAGAAGATCCATTGGGTATGACTCGTTTCTACTTTTGATCAACCATCACAGAAGGTAGAGACTGTAGCTAcgtgaaggaagaagtagaagtgGAGCAGATGAAGCTGTCAAGCATCAAGGACTCATCAAGGGTCAGGAATCCTTCTTGGGGAGCAAGTCAAGATGGAAGGCTCAGATTGATGAAGTTTGGTGAGAAGGGATGAGagagaggtaattgcatgttggttttaGCTTTCGgttccctctcttctctctctgtccGAACCGGTTTTtttgattgaagaagaaaaagttggCTCGACTGGAATGTTTCAACCTTGGAGGTTTCTCCTTCTATAATAAGGTTGAACAGCAAAGGCTTGAGACAAGGAGAGAAAGCATagagttctcatagctacccaaactaacagaagttcttctccttcaatgtgtttcattttgtattttctttaagTTTTGTCTGTCTGAGTCGCATagtgaaaaagacaaacagtgaggtttgtaagaaaaagccagtaagtgAAAAAAGACAGAGtgtacaaaattaaagaaaaagccataggtGTCTTAGAGGTTCTTTGTACATCTAtgtgttgtgtatcatgattctgtgggaattcccttgcaagttgggttagcacttagcagttgaaagcttggtaggtaaccaagtcaagttcaagATTGGGGatagattctggacttgtctcggataggaagggtagttctTAGGGacaattggtgtttgtaatctacaagattatagtgaaattccatcattgttgtgatggagattggatgtaggctgcattgcacttagcggctgaaccaggatatttcttggtgtgattctctctctcctctactccatttctgtttctgctggataggagacaaaactgaaaaatatctctTGCCTGGTttcgagacaaaaagaaaatgtctaTTGGCTAGGTACGATACAAAAAGCAAAACTATCTCTTCAAAGCATTCTAAAAGACAGCAAGTGTTACTAAGCAAAAAAGgactaagattcaacccctccttctcttagccactgattacCATCAGATTTGAATGTGTATTTTAAAGTATTTGTTATAATGTATGCaattattttaatgtatatatatatatatataaacttcaTAACAAGTGAATTCGTACGAGTCTACAAGTTAACTCGCGAATCGAGTCTAGGTCAGCTCCACGAGTTTACTTAGACTCGCGAGTTTGACAACCTTGGCTATTGCTATTGCTGCTGTTGAGTTCCAATAGCTTTGTTTATCTCTGCCTCAAAAAATACATCAAAACATCTACATTCTTTAGCTATTGCAAAAGTTGCAGAGTCTAACATAgataaaagccaaagaaatgGCATTTCCCTGCAATTTTCTAGTCCTATAAACATTTAGCAGGAGTGTAGGACTACACTTAACGAATCATCGTATAAAGATCCAGTACCATGCAACAACTCAAGCTGGATCCCATGTAATATATGGTCAACATAAATAAGGCTGCAGCTCAAGGAGAACAAAGATCCAGCTGAAATACCATGGGTATATAATTGAACCCCATAGCTTTTCCACGCGATTCATCTGTGAAGTTGCAACTTTTCCTGTGATTTCAACTTGCTCATGCATGTTCTTGTAGAGCGTTACGTGTATTTGGATTTGACTATTTGAGAATTCCTTCTACTGATCCCAGTAGTTTCTCAGCTGTGACATGTGCAAGAGAAGCTCATCCCTGCCCATTCCAGATACACTGCTAGTCATGATCCAAGGGGGATGTATCTTGTAGTTTTGCCTGATTATTTCTTGAAAATCCCTTGTGTTCTCATCAGGCCTTTTTCCCTTTGCCACCTTCATTTTGTCACATTTTGTGAAAACAAAAGTGATTGGTATCTGAAATCCATGGAGCTTTAACCATTAATGATATTTGGACTTAGGTTTCAGAATCTCAACATATAACAGCATTAATTTCGGGGCTCAATATGAAAAAAGCATCATACATTATTGCGTCCGAGCCAATTCGCACAGTCCAGGTcgatcttttgaggtggaacaCTTGCATCAATGAGAAGCAAGACAGCCACCAGGGTATCTCTATTCAAAAAGTACCCCTTGGTGAACGAGCACCAGTCCATTTTAGCAGCTTCGGGCGCTTTAGCAAAGCTGCATAATACTCAAACACATGAGGAAAACTTTTCCATCAAACTAATTAATAGcaatatcaccaatcaacaGTGCTCAATCCCCTTCAACCCTAAAAGGAACCTCAACGGGGAAAAAAGGACATGGATTGAAGAAAACATGGCAAGCCCGTTGAGCAACATAACTACCGAAAGTATTTAGAGaagctttaattattattaaccaTGTCAGGCAAGGAGGATACCTAGCTTAGCTCCACTGTTTTAGAATAAATGAATATCCTCCTCCCCCCACAAATGAGACCTTTATGGAGCAAATAAGGAAAATGAATCAGCTTTGCAAAATTTACACTAATAACATGTAGTTAATAATGTTGCCGTGTTGAATTCGTTAATTTGCCCCTCAGTGAAAACGAATAACAGAAACAACTATAATTAGCAAGTACACCTTAGAAATAGTACTATATTATATAAACACATTTGATTTCATAATAATTGAAATTGCAGACACATACACAATAAAGGAGCATAAAGAGAAACTAGAACACATTGAGTAATGCTGTGAGTGAGTGACTGACCCATAACCAGGCAAATCCACATTGAGTAATGCTTTTGTTGACCAAGAAGTGATTGATAAGCTGAGTCTTCCCTATAAGTGCAACAAACCAAATTAAATCTACACATCAcatataagaagaagaagaagaagacgacttGTGAACAAGGGCATTAATAAGACCTGGTTTCTTAGAGGTGAGGGCAATTTCTTTCTTGTGAACAAGGGCATTAATAAGAGAAGACTTGCCAACATTGGAGCGACCTAATATGGCGAATTCAGGTCGGTCATCTTTGGGGCAGTCCTTGGCCCTGCCACTTGTCACGGTAAATTTTTAGAAGGTTATATTTAACAGTGTTTGTATAGTTTTCTGGAGTGTTTGAGAATACTCTAGATGATTCCGGAACGTTCTAGAATGTCCTAGAAGGTTCTGGAATACtctagaaggttctagaagactTTAGAAGATCATGGAatattctagaagagtgtaGATGTATATAGAAGTATAAAGAGTGGTATGGAATAATCTAGAAACATTTAGAGAGTtgtggtaggatagatatttgtaaagaaggttctggatgattaatctggaccgttgattagatttaatcctaaccatccattgaggaggtggatggctataaataggggTAAGAGTTAGAGTTTGGGTGGgtgtgaatcatttgtaaccaacacttgagcaataaagtgttcttccaccaaagcttcctttctcttgtgttctcttgtattcttagctttcttgctaagtattgagggttaggctgacttggtcttagctcaagaggttgagtaagtccgagtgccggcacggtagcgttggagtgtgtccaaggccGTGACAATTTGGTATCCGAGCAAGGTTCGAGAGGGAGCACAAGTGATTTGTGGGTATGGCTTCTAGTATCACCATGGAGCATATTGAGTCTCAAAGGGGAAGGAATGCTATTCCTTCTCAATGGGGAGGNNNNNNNNNNNNNNNNNNNNNNNNNNNNNNNNNNNNNNNNNNNNNNNNNNNNNNNNNNNNNNNNNNNNNNNNNNNNNNNNNNNNNNNNNNNNNNNNNNNNNNNNNNNNNNNNNNNNNNNNNNNNNNNNNNNNNNNNNNNNNNNNNNNNNNNNNNNNNNNNNNNNNNNNNNNNNNNNNNNNNNNNNNNNNNNNNNNNNNNNNNNNNNNNNNNNNNNNNNNNNNNNNNNNNNNNNNNNNNNNNNNNNNNNNNNNNNNNNNNNNNNNNNNNNNNNNNNNNNNNNNNNNNNNNNNNNNNNNNNNNNNNNNNNNNNNNNNNNNNNNNNNNNNNNNNNNNNNNNNNNNNNNNNNNNNNNNNNNNNNNNNNNNNNNNNNNNNNNNNNNNNNNNNNNNNNNNNNNNNNNNNNNNNNNNNNNNNNNNNNNNNNNNNNNNNNNNNNNNNNNNNNNNNNNNNNNNNNNNNNNNNNNNNNNNNNNNNNNNNNNNNNNNNNNNNNNNNNNNNNNNNNNNNNNNNNNNNNNNNNNNNNNNNNNNNNNNNNNNNNNNNNNNNNNNNNNNNNNNNNNNNNNNNNNNNNNNNNNNNNNNNNNNNNNNNNNNNNNNNNNNNNNNNNNNNNNNNNNNNNNNNNNNNNNNNNNNNNNNNNNNNNNNNNNNNNNNNNNNNNNNNNNNNNNNNNNNNNNNNNNNNNNNNNNNNNNNNNNNNNNNNNNNNNNNNNNNNNNNNNNNNNNNNNNNNNNNNNNNNNNNNNNNNNNNNNNNNNNNNNNNNNNNNNNNNNNNNNNNNNNNNNNNNNNNNNNNNNNNNNNNNNNNNNNNNNNNNNNNNNNNNNNNNNNNNNNNNNNNNNNNNNNNNNNNNNNNNNNNNNNNNNNNNNNNNNNNNNNNNNNNNNNNNNNNNNNNNNNNNNNNNNNNNNNNNNNNNNNNNNNNNNNNNNNNNNNNNNNNNNNNNNNNNNNNNNNNNNNNNNNNNNNNNNNNNNNNNNNNNNNNNNNNNNNNNNNNNNNNNNNNNNNNNNNNNNNNNNNNNNNNNNNNNNNNNNNNNNNNNNNNNNNNNNNNNNNNNNNNNNNNNNNNNNNNNNNNNNNNNNNNNNNNNNNNNNNNNNNNNNNNNNNNNNNNNNNNNNNNNNNNNNNNNNNNNNNNNNNNNNNNNNNNNNNNNNNNNNNNNNNNNNNNNNNNNNNNNNNNNNNNNNNNNNNNNNNNNNNNNNNNNNNNNNNNNNNNNNNNNNNNNNNNNNNNNNNNNNNNNNNNNNNNNNNNNNNNNNNNNNNNNNNNNNNNNNNNNNNNNNNNNNNNNNNNNNNNNNNNNNNNNNNNNNNNNNNNNNNNNNNNNNNNNNNNNNNNNNNNNNNNNNNNNNNNNNNNNNNNNNNNNNNNNNNNNNNNNNNNNNNNNNNNNNNNNNNNNNNNNNNNNNNNNNNNNNNNNNNNNNNNNNNNNNNNNNNNNNNNNNNNNNNNNNNNNNNNNNNNNNNNNNNNNNNNNNNNNNNNNNNNNNNNNNNNNNNNNNNNNNNNNNNNNNNNNNNNNNNNNNNNNNNNNNNNNNNNNNNNNNNNNNNNNNNNNNNNNNNNNNNNNNNNNNNNNNNNNNNNNNNNNNNNNNNNNNNNNNNNNNNNNNNNNNNNNNNNNNNNNNNNNNNNNNNNNNNNNNNNNNNNNNNNNNNNNNNNNNNNNNNNNNNNNNNNNNNNNNNNNNNNNNNNNNNNNNNNNNNNNNNNNNNNNNNNNNNNNNNNNNNNNNNNNNNNNNNNNNNNNNNNNNNNNNNNNNNNNNNNNNNNNNNNNNNNNNNNNNNNNNNNNNNNNNNNNNNNNNNNNNNNNNNNNNNNNNNNNNNNNNNNNNNNNNNNNNNNNNNNNNNNNNNNNNNNNNNNNNNNNNNNNNNNNNNNNNNNNNNNNNNNNNNNNNNNNNNNNNNNNNNNNNNNNNNATGCCTTTTGGCTTGACCAATGCTCCTGCGACCTTCTGTACCTTGATGAATGAGATCTTTCGACCTTACCTTGATCGGTTTGTAGTGGTCTACTTGGATGACATTGTTGTCTATAGCAATACTTTGGAGGAACATGTAGAAAACTTACGAACCGTGTTCAAGATCTTGCGAGAGAATAACCTATATgtgaagaaggaaaagtgtTCCTTTGCAAGGGACGAAGTCCACTTCTTGGGACACATCATTAAAGATGGAACTCTCTGCATGGATCAAGGAAAAGTGAAGGCTATCAAAGAGTGGGAACCTCCAAACAAGGTATCTGAATTGAGGTCATTCCTTGGGTTGGCTAATTACTATCGGAGGTTTATCAAGGGATACTCCGCCAAGGCTGCACCATTAACTGATCTTCTCAAGAACAATCGCTCTTGGGAATGGTCAAAAGAGTATCAAAAGGCTTTTGATGAGTTGAAGGCTGCTATCATAGAAGGATCAGTACTAGCACTATCCGACTACTCAAAGGTGTTTGAAGTCCACGCTGATGCTTCTGACTATGCTATTGGAGGAGTTCTGATGCAAGAAGGACATCCTATTGCCTTTGAGAGTCTCAAGTTGAATGATACAGAGAGGCGATACACCgtccaagagaaggagatgaccGCGGTGGTGCATTGTCTGAGAACTTGGCGTCACTATTTGCTTGGTTCACACTTCATCGTCAAGACAGACAATGTGGCTACAAGCTACTTCCAAACTCAAAAGAAGTTAAGCCCCAAACAAGCTAGGTGGCAAGACTTCTTGGCTGAGTTTGATTTCGAATTTGAATACAAGTCAGGCAAGACTAATGTGGCA
This sequence is a window from Arachis duranensis cultivar V14167 chromosome 2, aradu.V14167.gnm2.J7QH, whole genome shotgun sequence. Protein-coding genes within it:
- the LOC107475367 gene encoding LOW QUALITY PROTEIN: GTP-binding protein At2g22870-like (The sequence of the model RefSeq protein was modified relative to this genomic sequence to represent the inferred CDS: inserted 2 bases in 1 codon), with amino-acid sequence MVILEAIPTNHFGRAKDCPKDDRPEFAILGRSNVGKSSLINALVHKKEIALTSKKPGKTQLINHFLVNXKALLNVDLPGYGFAKAPEAAKMDWCSFTKGYFLNRDTLVAVLLLIDASVPPQKIDLDCANWLGRNNIPITFVFTKCDKMKVAKGKRPDENTRDFQEIIRQNYKIHPPWIMTSSVSGMGRDELLLHMSQLRNYWDQ